One genomic segment of Macaca fascicularis isolate 582-1 chromosome 19, T2T-MFA8v1.1 includes these proteins:
- the ILF3 gene encoding interleukin enhancer-binding factor 3 isoform X18, which translates to MDPLPSKMPKKPKNENPVDYTVQIPPSTTYAITPMKRPMEEDGEEKSPSKKKKKIQKKEEKAEPPQAMNALMRLNQLKPGLQYKLVSQTGPVHAPIFTMSVEVDGNSFEASGPSKKTAKLHVAVKVLQDMGLPTGAEGRDSSKGEDSAEETEAKPAVVAPAPVVEAVSTPSAAFPSDATAENVKQQGPILTKHGKNPVMELNEKRRGLKYELISETGGSHDKRFVMEVEVDGQKFQGAGSNKKVAKAYAALAALEKLFPDTPLALDANKKKRAPVPVRGGPKFAAKPHNPGFGMGGPMHNEVPPPPNLRGRGRGGNIRGRGRGRGFGGANHGGYMNAGAGYGSYGYGGNSATAGYSQFYSNGGHSGNAGGGGGGGGGGSSGYGSYYQGDNYNSPVPPKHAGKKQPHGGQQKPSYGSGYQSHQGQQQSYNQSPYSNYGPPQGKQKGYNHGQGSYSYSNSYNSPGGGGGSDYNYESKFRGYSQSNYNSPGSGQNYSGPPSSYQSSQGGYGRNADHSMNYQYR; encoded by the exons ATGGACCCTCTGCCTTCCAAGATGCCCAAGAAACCAAAGAATGAAAACCCAGTGGACTACACCG TTCAGATCCCACCCAGCACCACCTATGCTATTACGCCCATGAAACGCCCAATGGAGGAGGACGGGGAAGAGAAGTCTCCcagcaaaaagaagaagaagattcaGAAGAAag AGGAGAAGGCAGAGCCCCCCCAAGCTATGAATGCCCTGATGCGGCTGAACCAGCTGAAGCCAGGGCTGCAGTACAAGCTGGTGTCCCAGACTGGGCCCGTCCATGCCCCCATCTTTACCATGTCTGTGGAGGTTGATGGCAATTCATTCGAGGCCTCTGGGCCCTCCAAAAAGACGGCCAAGCTGCACGTGGCCGTTAAG GTGTTACAGGACATGGGCTTGCCGACGGGTGCCGAAGGCAGGGACTCTAGCAAGGGGGAGGACTCGGCTGAGGAGACTGAGGCgaagccagctgtggtggccccCGCCCCAGTGGTAGAAGCTGTCTCAACCCCTAGTGCGGCCTTTCCCTCAGATGCCACTGCCGAG AACGTAAAACAGCAGGGGCCAATCCTGACAAAGCACGGCAAGAACCCAGTCATGGAGCTGAACGAGAAAAGGCGGGGGCTCAAGTACGAGCTCATCTCCGAGACCGGTGGCAGCCACGACAAGCGCTTCGTCATGGAG GTTGAAGTGGATGGACAGAAGTTCCAAGGTGCTGGTTCCAACAAAAAGGTGGCGAAGGCGTACGCTGCCCTTGCTGCCCTAGAAAAGCTTTTCCCTGACACCCCTCTCGCCCTTGATGCCAACAAAAAGAAGAGAGCCCCAGTACCCGTCAGAGGGGGACCGAAATTTGCTGCTAAG CCACATAACCCTGGCTTCGGCATGGGAGGCCCCATGCACAATGaagtgcccccaccccccaaccttCGAGGGCGGGGAAGAGGCGGGAACATCCGGGGACGAGGCCGCGGGCGAGGATTTGGTGGCGCCAACCACGGAGGCTACATGAATGCTG GCGCTGGATATGGAAGCTACGGGTACGGAGGCAACTCGGCGACAGCAGGCTACA GTCAGTTCTACAGCAACGGAGGGCATTCTGGGAATgccggtggcggtggcggcgggggCGGTGGTGGCTCCTCCGGCTATGGCTCCTACTACCAAGGTGACAACTACAACTCACCGGTGCCCCCAAAACACGCTGGGAAGAAGCAGCCGCATGGGGGCCAGCAGAAGCCCTCCTACGGCTCAGGCTACCAGTCCCACCAGGGCCAGCAGCAGTCCTACAACCAGAGCCCCTACAGCAACTATGGCCCCCCGCAGGGCAAGCAGAAAGGCTATAACCATGGACAAGGCAGCTACTCCTACTCGAACTCCTACAACTCTCCCGGGGGCGGGGGCGGATCCGACTACAACTACGAGAGCAAATTCA GAGGCTACTCACAGTCGAACTACAACTCCCCGGGGTCCGGCCAGAACTACAGTGGCCCTCCCAGCTCCTACCAGTCCTCACAAGGCGGCTATGGCAGAAACGCAGACCACAGCATGAACTACCAGTACAGATAA
- the ILF3 gene encoding interleukin enhancer-binding factor 3 isoform X19, with translation MDPLPSKMPKKPKNENPVDYTVQIPPSTTYAITPMKRPMEEDGEEKSPSKKKKKIQKKEEKAEPPQAMNALMRLNQLKPGLQYKLVSQTGPVHAPIFTMSVEVDGNSFEASGPSKKTAKLHVAVKVLQDMGLPTGAEGRDSSKGEDSAEETEAKPAVVAPAPVVEAVSTPSAAFPSDATAEQGPILTKHGKNPVMELNEKRRGLKYELISETGGSHDKRFVMEVEVDGQKFQGAGSNKKVAKAYAALAALEKLFPDTPLALDANKKKRAPVPVRGGPKFAAKPHNPGFGMGGPMHNEVPPPPNLRGRGRGGNIRGRGRGRGFGGANHGGYMNAGAGYGSYGYGGNSATAGYSQFYSNGGHSGNAGGGGGGGGGGSSGYGSYYQGDNYNSPVPPKHAGKKQPHGGQQKPSYGSGYQSHQGQQQSYNQSPYSNYGPPQGKQKGYNHGQGSYSYSNSYNSPGGGGGSDYNYESKFRGYSQSNYNSPGSGQNYSGPPSSYQSSQGGYGRNADHSMNYQYR, from the exons ATGGACCCTCTGCCTTCCAAGATGCCCAAGAAACCAAAGAATGAAAACCCAGTGGACTACACCG TTCAGATCCCACCCAGCACCACCTATGCTATTACGCCCATGAAACGCCCAATGGAGGAGGACGGGGAAGAGAAGTCTCCcagcaaaaagaagaagaagattcaGAAGAAag AGGAGAAGGCAGAGCCCCCCCAAGCTATGAATGCCCTGATGCGGCTGAACCAGCTGAAGCCAGGGCTGCAGTACAAGCTGGTGTCCCAGACTGGGCCCGTCCATGCCCCCATCTTTACCATGTCTGTGGAGGTTGATGGCAATTCATTCGAGGCCTCTGGGCCCTCCAAAAAGACGGCCAAGCTGCACGTGGCCGTTAAG GTGTTACAGGACATGGGCTTGCCGACGGGTGCCGAAGGCAGGGACTCTAGCAAGGGGGAGGACTCGGCTGAGGAGACTGAGGCgaagccagctgtggtggccccCGCCCCAGTGGTAGAAGCTGTCTCAACCCCTAGTGCGGCCTTTCCCTCAGATGCCACTGCCGAG CAGGGGCCAATCCTGACAAAGCACGGCAAGAACCCAGTCATGGAGCTGAACGAGAAAAGGCGGGGGCTCAAGTACGAGCTCATCTCCGAGACCGGTGGCAGCCACGACAAGCGCTTCGTCATGGAG GTTGAAGTGGATGGACAGAAGTTCCAAGGTGCTGGTTCCAACAAAAAGGTGGCGAAGGCGTACGCTGCCCTTGCTGCCCTAGAAAAGCTTTTCCCTGACACCCCTCTCGCCCTTGATGCCAACAAAAAGAAGAGAGCCCCAGTACCCGTCAGAGGGGGACCGAAATTTGCTGCTAAG CCACATAACCCTGGCTTCGGCATGGGAGGCCCCATGCACAATGaagtgcccccaccccccaaccttCGAGGGCGGGGAAGAGGCGGGAACATCCGGGGACGAGGCCGCGGGCGAGGATTTGGTGGCGCCAACCACGGAGGCTACATGAATGCTG GCGCTGGATATGGAAGCTACGGGTACGGAGGCAACTCGGCGACAGCAGGCTACA GTCAGTTCTACAGCAACGGAGGGCATTCTGGGAATgccggtggcggtggcggcgggggCGGTGGTGGCTCCTCCGGCTATGGCTCCTACTACCAAGGTGACAACTACAACTCACCGGTGCCCCCAAAACACGCTGGGAAGAAGCAGCCGCATGGGGGCCAGCAGAAGCCCTCCTACGGCTCAGGCTACCAGTCCCACCAGGGCCAGCAGCAGTCCTACAACCAGAGCCCCTACAGCAACTATGGCCCCCCGCAGGGCAAGCAGAAAGGCTATAACCATGGACAAGGCAGCTACTCCTACTCGAACTCCTACAACTCTCCCGGGGGCGGGGGCGGATCCGACTACAACTACGAGAGCAAATTCA GAGGCTACTCACAGTCGAACTACAACTCCCCGGGGTCCGGCCAGAACTACAGTGGCCCTCCCAGCTCCTACCAGTCCTCACAAGGCGGCTATGGCAGAAACGCAGACCACAGCATGAACTACCAGTACAGATAA